A single window of Haliotis asinina isolate JCU_RB_2024 chromosome 5, JCU_Hal_asi_v2, whole genome shotgun sequence DNA harbors:
- the LOC137284860 gene encoding cadherin EGF LAG seven-pass G-type receptor 1-like: MACPGNMILQTCAFLALALGTHGSNLASVTLNILGDNDYAPEFPSPINSVIVPEGVYSFRKPFLVTKLEAQDLDTKLSGNVSYAIAGVCKTGWGKFHLREFNKLMLIATVKDGDNFVILVEALDHGKPPRRDRCAVVVNVKHNPDGPSIPSDRYTVRLPEGIQIGSHVLTIPVRDPGNGTLQFEIASGNAKADFAIDQEGVIRNVNVLSVNNSGEYHLNVTVTNTNGSSDNTIVDIKVVQHYLHARNCSCKQYKTRRNRPPSIPSPRYMVHIGEWALVNTTIFTIPAVDPDGDNLTYSIVSGNAFKDLEVDSSSGQVINVHSLDYKRKPVYELRVKAVDPRGQSASTRLQIIVIRNTSNSTKDDSPLSDMILESEKCQCDMLNTGVGNHHRYFLVISMLTTLTLSLW; the protein is encoded by the exons ATGGCCTGCCCAGGAAATATGATACTTCAAACCTGCGCTTTCTTG GCTTTGGCGCTCGGCACGCACGGCAGCAACTTGGCATCAGTGACCCTCAACATCCTAGGTGACAACGACTACGCCCCCGAGTTCCCCTCCCCTATCAACTCAGTCATCGTTCCCGAAGGCGTGTACTCATTTAGGAAGCCGTTTCTTGTGACCAAG CTTGAAGCTCAAGACCTTGACACCAAACTAAGTGGGAACGTGAGCTATGCAATTGCAGGGGTGTGCAAGACTGGTTGGGGCAAATTCCACCTGAGAGAATTTAATAAACTCATGCTCATTGCCACCGTTAAAGACGGGGACAACTTCGTCATCTTGGTGGAGGCACTGGATCACGGCAAACCCCCCAGAAG GGATCGTTGTGCGGTGGTGGTGAACGTGAAACACAATCCAGACGGACCCTCGATTCCCAGTGACCGGTACACCGTCCGTTTACCTGAAGGAATACAGATTGGTAGCCATGTACTTACTATACCG GTTCGTGACCCCGGCAACGGTACTCTGCAGTTTGAAATAGCGTCGGGCAATGCCAAAGCTGACTTCGCCATTGACCAAGA AGGCGTCATACGGAATGTTAACGTTCTGAGTGTCAACAACTCGGGAGAGTACCATCTGAATGTCACTGTGACTAATACCAATGGGTCG TCGGACAACACAATAGTGGACATCAAGGTAGTTCAGCATTACCTGCACGCTCGCAACTGCTCGTGCAAGCAGTACAAGACTCGGCGGAATAGACCTCCATCAATTCCATCCCCTCGCTATATGGTCCATATTGGAGAATGGGCTCTTGTCAACACTACTATCTTCACCATTCCG GCAGTTGATCCCGATGGCGACAACCTAACCTACAGCATTGTCAGTGGTAACGCCTTCAAGGATTTGGAAGTTGACTCATCAAG TGGTCAAGTGATTAATGTCCATTCTTTAGACTACAAACGAAAACCAGTCTACGAACTCAGAGTAAAGGCTGTGGATCCCCGTGGACAG TCTGCGTCAACGCGACTTCAGATAATAGTCATCAGGAACACCTCCAACAGCACCAAGGACGACAGTCCCCTCAGCGACATGATCCTGGAATCTGAGAAATGCCAGTGCGACATGTTGAACACAGGAGTTGGCAACCACCATAGATACTTCCTCGTCATCAGTATGTtgacgaccttgaccttgtcacTATGGTGA